A single genomic interval of uncultured Desulfobulbus sp. harbors:
- a CDS encoding HD domain-containing phosphohydrolase: MLCTILLFISAIFSLLLPQLERNLIHRKQEAIKELTETVWSLAESYYERESSGELTREDAQARAMARIRMLRYGTERKDYFWINDMHPRMIMHPYRTDLEGKDVSSFKDTNGIFPFVEFVKIVKRQGSGYVDYMWQWKDNPLKISAKSSYVMAFEPWGWIIGTGMYVDDVRAAIATIRDNLTQICIGILFIVSLLAAYSIRQAMLADRERQRTIINQERLMESLEQSNTRFRNLLETTSDWIWESDQDGKFTYSSSRVTNMLGFTPEETLGKTLMDIASPRAASTLSGPFKKLLKNRENIVGFECTCLGKSDQIVVLENNAVPVFTPNGQGALIGYRGIARDITERKIAMEALKKSRDDLHASLEETVSSLASTAENRDPYTAGHQQRVDRLACAIAKQYGLPPEQIEGLHIAALLHDIGKITLPFEYLAKPTCLIEEERAIIRRHPEIGYAILKTIHFPWPVADIVHQHHEYLDGSGYPQGLTDEDILLEAKILTVADVVEAMSSHRPYRPALGIDKAMDEIRKGRGIRYHAPSVDICLDLIEKKKIEFLSNDWCPLFF; this comes from the coding sequence TTGTTGTGTACCATCCTCCTCTTCATTAGCGCGATTTTCTCCCTTCTCCTCCCCCAGCTTGAGAGGAATCTCATCCACAGAAAACAGGAAGCGATCAAAGAGCTGACCGAAACCGTCTGGAGCTTGGCGGAATCCTACTACGAACGCGAGTCCTCCGGCGAACTCACCAGGGAAGATGCCCAGGCCCGCGCCATGGCCCGGATTCGCATGCTGCGCTATGGAACTGAAAGGAAAGATTATTTCTGGATCAACGACATGCATCCCCGGATGATAATGCACCCCTACCGAACCGATCTTGAGGGCAAGGATGTCTCTTCCTTCAAGGATACCAACGGGATTTTCCCCTTTGTCGAGTTCGTCAAAATCGTCAAGCGTCAGGGGAGTGGCTACGTCGACTACATGTGGCAATGGAAGGACAATCCGCTGAAAATATCGGCAAAATCTTCTTACGTCATGGCGTTCGAGCCGTGGGGCTGGATCATCGGCACCGGGATGTATGTCGACGATGTCCGCGCCGCAATCGCCACAATCCGCGACAACCTGACCCAGATCTGTATAGGCATCCTGTTCATTGTGTCCCTGTTGGCCGCCTATTCCATTCGCCAGGCCATGCTGGCGGACAGGGAACGGCAGCGGACCATTATCAACCAGGAAAGACTGATGGAGTCGCTTGAACAGAGCAACACGCGCTTCCGCAATCTGCTGGAGACCACCAGCGACTGGATTTGGGAATCGGATCAGGACGGAAAATTCACCTATTCAAGCTCACGGGTGACGAATATGCTGGGGTTCACCCCTGAGGAAACCCTCGGTAAAACATTGATGGACATTGCCTCTCCACGGGCGGCGAGTACCTTGAGCGGGCCCTTTAAGAAACTCCTCAAAAACAGAGAAAATATTGTCGGTTTCGAGTGTACCTGCCTGGGCAAGAGCGACCAGATCGTGGTTCTGGAGAACAATGCGGTCCCCGTTTTCACCCCAAACGGCCAGGGCGCACTGATCGGCTATAGGGGAATCGCCCGCGACATCACCGAACGGAAGATTGCGATGGAAGCACTCAAGAAGAGCCGTGACGATCTCCATGCAAGTCTCGAGGAAACGGTTTCCTCCCTGGCGTCGACCGCAGAAAATCGCGATCCCTACACCGCCGGTCACCAGCAGCGGGTTGATCGACTGGCCTGCGCCATTGCCAAACAGTACGGCTTGCCGCCCGAACAGATCGAAGGCCTTCACATCGCGGCCCTGCTCCACGATATCGGCAAGATTACCCTGCCCTTCGAATACCTGGCAAAACCGACCTGCCTGATCGAAGAGGAACGGGCCATCATCAGGCGTCATCCTGAAATCGGCTATGCGATCCTCAAGACGATTCATTTCCCCTGGCCGGTGGCGGATATCGTCCACCAACACCATGAATATCTCGATGGTTCAGGATACCCGCAGGGCCTTACGGACGAGGATATTCTCCTGGAGGCAAAAATCCTCACCGTCGCTGACGTGGTCGAGGCCATGTCCTCCCATCGTCCCTACCGCCCGGCCCTGGGAATCGACAAGGCCATGGACGAGATACGCAAAGGTCGGGGCATACGCTATCATGCCCCCAGCGTCGATATCTGTCTTGACCTGATCGAGAAAAAAAAGATCGAGTTCCTCAGCAACGACTGGTGCCCGCTCTTTTTCTGA
- a CDS encoding divalent metal cation transporter — translation MSRNPTASYSKSHRCCSCPPTLVGGGNAMRIFMAGLWGATLSTLSPTSMAGAYFIADKMGWELDVRDKGFALAVFAGCLVSMLGPFLKGSFFLLLPLMLALGLCGTPLILAILLYLLNRSECGAKFPPPQLRGGSHLSGHLLSCGPLSIDSIEHLMMVAADISRQPSQRIFYHIA, via the coding sequence CTGTCCCGAAACCCAACGGCGTCTTATTCAAAAAGCCACCGATGCTGCTCTTGCCCTCCAACCCTTGTCGGGGGGGGCAATGCCATGAGAATCTTCATGGCAGGTCTCTGGGGCGCAACGCTGTCCACGCTTTCGCCAACCTCTATGGCCGGTGCCTATTTCATTGCCGACAAGATGGGCTGGGAACTCGATGTCCGCGATAAAGGTTTTGCCCTTGCCGTCTTTGCCGGGTGTCTTGTCAGTATGCTCGGGCCATTTTTAAAAGGCAGTTTTTTTCTGCTGTTGCCGCTCATGCTTGCCCTGGGGCTGTGCGGCACTCCGTTGATTCTGGCCATTCTTCTCTATCTTCTCAACAGGTCGGAGTGCGGCGCGAAATTCCCTCCTCCTCAATTGCGTGGGGGGAGTCACCTTTCTGGTCACCTCCTTTCTTGCGGTCCGCTTTCTATTGACTCAATTGAGCATCTTATGATGGTTGCCGCGGATATTTCCCGGCAACCATCACAGCGTATTTTTTACCACATAGCGTAA
- a CDS encoding divalent metal cation transporter, which translates to MNNLYISYIKEMGPAWIISAVACGPATLASVAIAGATYGYSLLWVVLLSAIFGTTAQYLAARAGILEGKGVIAATEQHLGKTWTPTPPMPGTGSPVASPWPASTPYRPWGWHLACTALQSSS; encoded by the coding sequence ATGAACAACCTCTATATCTCCTATATCAAGGAAATGGGACCGGCCTGGATCATCAGTGCCGTGGCCTGTGGCCCGGCTACCCTGGCCAGCGTCGCCATTGCCGGGGCGACCTATGGCTACAGTTTGCTCTGGGTGGTTCTTCTCAGCGCGATCTTTGGAACCACGGCGCAGTATTTGGCTGCCAGGGCGGGTATTCTGGAGGGAAAAGGCGTCATCGCCGCAACCGAGCAACATCTGGGAAAAACTTGGACACCTACACCACCAATGCCAGGCACTGGAAGCCCTGTGGCCTCGCCTTGGCCCGCTTCGACACCCTATCGTCCATGGGGCTGGCATTTGGCCTGTACAGCGTTGCAATCTTCCTCGTAG
- a CDS encoding class I SAM-dependent methyltransferase produces the protein MATALFDTWTDRYDLWFATPIGQLVRWYEAELLLKFLEPQPGERILDVGCGTGIFTADVLKSGAWVTGIDLSASMLSKAILRGGDTFAGICADMCALPFDDNSFDRVFSMTAIEFVADGAKAIAELNRVVKPGGRVVVTSLNSLSPWAQQRRQKAAREGHTLFENVHFRSPEEMRSLIPTDCESRTAIHFLKQDPVDKIPAIEQRGMEQQLDTGAFLAIRWDKVIEEQGGLGIHSSGGDRSTRW, from the coding sequence ATGGCTACCGCACTCTTTGACACCTGGACCGACCGTTACGATCTCTGGTTCGCCACTCCCATCGGCCAGTTGGTCCGCTGGTACGAAGCTGAACTGCTGCTGAAATTTCTCGAGCCGCAACCGGGAGAGCGCATTCTCGACGTGGGCTGCGGCACCGGTATCTTCACCGCCGATGTGCTCAAATCCGGGGCCTGGGTGACCGGTATCGACCTCTCCGCCTCCATGCTCAGCAAGGCGATCTTGCGCGGTGGTGACACCTTTGCCGGCATCTGCGCCGATATGTGTGCCTTGCCTTTTGACGATAACAGTTTTGACCGGGTCTTCTCCATGACCGCGATCGAGTTTGTCGCAGATGGCGCCAAGGCCATTGCCGAACTCAACCGGGTGGTCAAGCCGGGGGGACGCGTGGTGGTCACCTCGCTCAACAGTCTCAGCCCCTGGGCCCAACAACGGCGGCAAAAGGCCGCGCGTGAGGGGCATACACTCTTTGAAAACGTTCATTTCCGTTCCCCGGAGGAGATGCGAAGCCTGATTCCAACGGACTGCGAAAGCAGAACCGCCATCCACTTTCTCAAACAGGACCCGGTGGATAAGATTCCTGCAATCGAGCAGAGGGGCATGGAGCAGCAGCTCGATACCGGCGCCTTTCTCGCGATCCGGTGGGACAAGGTGATTGAGGAACAAGGGGGGCTGGGAATACATTCATCCGGTGGTGATCGCTCCACAAGATGGTGA
- a CDS encoding enoyl-CoA hydratase-related protein encodes MEYKETVFQVVEGIATLTLNRADIRNAITHPDMIAEIMAVCDEVNARMDVRALIVTAVDPAFSSGGNVKDMKERKGMFAGTPAELVEQYRKNLQEVLLAVYNVEIPTIAAINGSAVGAGCGLALMCDIRVASAKATFGETFLNVGLIPGDGSAFTLPRVIGMAKASELIFTAETIDASTALDLGLIGHVVEHEELLTKANSIARKIAGRPPQAVRLTKKLLRMGVHSTLAESMVQAAAFQSLCHFTDDHMEALNAMFEKRKPNYQGK; translated from the coding sequence ATGGAATACAAAGAAACCGTGTTTCAAGTCGTCGAGGGAATTGCCACACTCACCCTGAATCGGGCCGATATTCGTAATGCCATCACCCATCCGGACATGATCGCCGAGATCATGGCGGTCTGCGACGAGGTCAATGCACGTATGGATGTACGCGCGTTGATCGTCACTGCGGTTGATCCGGCTTTTTCCTCGGGCGGTAATGTCAAGGACATGAAGGAGCGCAAGGGCATGTTCGCCGGTACGCCGGCGGAGTTGGTCGAGCAATACCGCAAGAATCTGCAGGAGGTACTGCTGGCGGTGTACAACGTCGAGATTCCCACCATTGCCGCCATCAACGGATCCGCAGTTGGCGCCGGCTGCGGCCTGGCGCTGATGTGCGACATTCGCGTGGCCTCCGCCAAGGCGACTTTTGGCGAGACCTTCCTCAACGTGGGGTTGATTCCCGGTGATGGCAGCGCCTTCACCCTACCGCGAGTCATCGGCATGGCCAAGGCGAGCGAACTGATCTTTACTGCCGAAACTATCGACGCATCCACTGCCCTTGACCTGGGACTGATCGGCCATGTGGTCGAGCATGAGGAACTACTGACCAAGGCCAATAGCATTGCCCGCAAGATTGCCGGGCGCCCGCCCCAGGCCGTTCGCCTCACCAAAAAGCTGCTGCGCATGGGCGTTCACTCCACCCTGGCGGAGAGCATGGTCCAGGCCGCCGCCTTCCAGTCGCTCTGCCACTTTACCGATGACCATATGGAGGCGCTCAACGCCATGTTCGAGAAGCGCAAGCCCAACTACCAGGGGAAATAG
- a CDS encoding (2Fe-2S) ferredoxin domain-containing protein, protein MTVARCESPYFAHVFVCTNDRGGVRKSCADNDSALVKTRLKEAVNERGWQGKVRVSTSGCMGLCTQGANVMIYPLNIWLSAVTPEQVDSIVTLLEELLAAHARG, encoded by the coding sequence ATGACCGTCGCGAGATGCGAATCCCCCTATTTCGCGCATGTCTTTGTCTGCACCAACGATCGCGGAGGGGTGCGGAAATCCTGCGCCGACAATGACAGTGCCCTGGTCAAGACGCGGTTGAAGGAGGCCGTCAACGAGCGCGGCTGGCAGGGGAAGGTCCGTGTTTCCACCTCCGGCTGCATGGGACTGTGTACCCAGGGGGCCAATGTCATGATCTATCCCCTGAATATCTGGCTTTCGGCGGTGACGCCTGAACAGGTCGACAGCATCGTTACCCTGCTTGAGGAGTTGCTTGCAGCCCATGCGCGTGGCTGA
- a CDS encoding alpha/beta hydrolase family protein: MALIHCHFYSHVLGLMTTMSVFLPELSQDTGQQPQGETPFPTLYLLHGRSDDHSAWQRRTSLERYLEGMNLAVVMPEVGRSYYTDMQTGQRYWSFISQEVPRVARRYFPLSQRREENYLAGLSMGGYGAFKLAFTFPERFAAAASLSGALDVVRLTGSELETGQQELVHVFGEPQTLAGSENDLFALTESVHERAGALPKLYQWCGTEDFLYLDNRRFRKHLDDLGIQVDYDEGPGGHEWSCWDAQIKKVLAWLPGVERNLQG; encoded by the coding sequence ATGGCCCTTATTCATTGCCATTTTTATTCCCATGTCTTGGGATTGATGACCACTATGAGTGTTTTTCTGCCTGAACTCTCCCAAGATACAGGTCAGCAACCACAGGGGGAGACCCCTTTTCCCACGCTCTATTTACTGCATGGGCGCTCCGATGATCACAGTGCCTGGCAACGCCGCACCTCGCTTGAACGCTACCTCGAAGGCATGAACCTGGCGGTGGTCATGCCCGAGGTGGGGCGAAGCTATTACACGGACATGCAGACCGGGCAACGCTACTGGAGTTTTATCAGCCAAGAGGTGCCCCGGGTAGCCCGTCGCTATTTTCCTCTGTCGCAGCGGCGCGAGGAGAACTATCTCGCGGGTCTTTCCATGGGCGGCTACGGCGCCTTTAAGCTCGCATTCACCTTCCCAGAACGTTTTGCGGCAGCGGCCAGCCTCTCCGGTGCACTGGATGTGGTCCGCCTGACCGGAAGCGAACTCGAGACCGGGCAGCAGGAGTTGGTCCATGTGTTTGGTGAGCCGCAAACACTGGCCGGGAGCGAGAACGATCTTTTTGCCCTGACGGAATCGGTGCACGAAAGGGCAGGAGCCCTCCCCAAACTCTACCAGTGGTGTGGGACCGAGGATTTCCTCTACCTGGACAATCGTCGCTTTCGTAAGCATCTCGATGACTTGGGGATCCAGGTTGATTACGATGAGGGGCCGGGTGGGCACGAATGGTCCTGTTGGGACGCTCAAATTAAAAAGGTGCTGGCTTGGCTGCCGGGAGTAGAGCGTAATCTCCAAGGGTGA
- a CDS encoding HD domain-containing protein, whose amino-acid sequence MNRIQRCETLMRRRELGWWEELSAILPELASLGKTPQSPEHHAEGDVGRHTRLALKHCPDDCSPILLWVALLHDIGKPETTVIGINGSITAHGHAKSGAQLADSILLRLGMDAESREQITWIIRHHMFPHSWQLKTPADLSRRQRTFMRHPWFPLLLQFLDIDARAAVSRHRKTDQALFFNNILATIERQD is encoded by the coding sequence ATGAACAGGATCCAGCGTTGCGAGACGCTCATGCGCAGACGGGAGTTGGGTTGGTGGGAGGAACTGAGTGCGATTCTTCCCGAACTGGCGAGTCTTGGTAAAACGCCGCAATCGCCTGAGCATCATGCCGAAGGCGATGTCGGCCGCCATACCCGGCTTGCCCTGAAACACTGCCCGGACGACTGTTCCCCTATCCTCCTCTGGGTGGCCCTGCTGCACGATATCGGCAAACCGGAGACAACGGTGATAGGTATCAATGGCAGCATCACCGCCCATGGACACGCAAAATCCGGGGCGCAACTGGCCGATTCCATTCTTCTTCGCCTGGGTATGGACGCGGAGAGTCGGGAGCAGATCACCTGGATCATCCGCCATCACATGTTCCCCCACTCCTGGCAGCTCAAAACTCCAGCCGATCTCAGCAGACGGCAACGCACCTTCATGCGCCATCCCTGGTTTCCCCTGCTGCTCCAGTTTCTCGATATCGATGCCCGAGCAGCGGTCAGCCGCCATCGCAAAACCGATCAGGCACTGTTTTTCAACAACATTTTGGCAACGATCGAACGGCAGGACTAA
- a CDS encoding (deoxy)nucleoside triphosphate pyrophosphohydrolase — MKTVTAAVIRRDETLLLTRRKPGQQQGGYWEFPGGKLEAGETLSACLEREIWEELGVVIRAGEVLAENEHRYEHGAIRLVALAAEIVSGNLRPAVHDQLTWVALTDILQYRLAPADIPIARSLVQRFGCGTWCPRGSGPFIHRGE, encoded by the coding sequence ATGAAGACAGTGACCGCAGCCGTGATCAGGCGGGATGAAACCCTGTTGCTCACCCGCCGCAAACCAGGGCAGCAACAGGGCGGATATTGGGAATTTCCCGGAGGCAAGCTCGAGGCGGGCGAAACGCTTTCGGCCTGCCTTGAGCGGGAAATATGGGAAGAACTCGGGGTTGTGATCAGGGCGGGCGAGGTCCTGGCCGAAAACGAACACCGCTACGAGCACGGCGCAATCCGCCTGGTGGCCCTGGCCGCGGAAATCGTCTCCGGGAACCTGCGGCCCGCAGTGCATGATCAGCTGACCTGGGTCGCGCTCACCGATATCCTCCAGTACCGCTTGGCTCCGGCCGATATTCCCATAGCCCGCTCGCTTGTGCAGCGTTTTGGTTGCGGGACCTGGTGCCCACGCGGCAGTGGTCCTTTCATCCACCGGGGCGAATAA
- a CDS encoding GNAT family N-acetyltransferase: MMDVEISFDMGGVDWPLVADTLKQAGMAHYQPAVHRRAFAASLVTVFIRYEGQLVGFGRAISDGAYQSAIYDVAVRPEYQGKGIGSLIVENICAQLPRGNVILYASPGKEGFYETLGFRRMKTGMALFADVEAMAAKGFTE; this comes from the coding sequence ATGATGGATGTGGAAATCAGTTTTGATATGGGCGGCGTTGACTGGCCCCTGGTCGCCGACACCCTCAAACAGGCGGGCATGGCCCATTATCAACCTGCGGTGCACCGCAGGGCCTTTGCCGCCAGTCTGGTCACCGTGTTTATCCGGTACGAGGGGCAGTTGGTCGGGTTTGGCCGTGCCATCTCCGATGGCGCCTATCAATCGGCAATCTATGATGTGGCGGTTCGCCCCGAGTACCAGGGCAAGGGAATAGGCTCGCTCATTGTCGAGAACATTTGTGCTCAACTGCCGCGGGGCAATGTGATCCTTTACGCCTCGCCGGGGAAGGAGGGGTTTTACGAAACCCTGGGATTTCGCCGGATGAAGACCGGCATGGCCCTGTTTGCCGATGTTGAGGCCATGGCCGCCAAAGGCTTTACCGAGTAG
- a CDS encoding glycoside hydrolase family 16 protein → MTTDPPSLQPPVYTTVAAEHLRLLWNDEFDGPGGTPPDPAKWRHDLGGKGWGNQEYQYYTDALDNAVQDGNSNLMITARQTSAEQEEALPCWYGPARYTSARLLTQGRFSFTHGVVEARIKLPFGPGIWPALWMLGEDFGPVVWPNCGEIDIMENIGREPDIVHGTVHGPGYCGSEGIGGAYALAGGQAFKDNFHLFAVDWQPGRILWYVDGFRYFSLSREQIPQGADWPYEHPFFLLLNLAVGGFWPGDPDETTVFPQSLVVDYIRVFQRI, encoded by the coding sequence ATGACAACAGATCCTCCATCCCTACAGCCTCCGGTCTACACCACTGTTGCCGCCGAACATCTGCGCCTGTTGTGGAACGATGAGTTCGACGGCCCCGGGGGGACCCCGCCTGATCCGGCAAAGTGGCGCCACGATCTCGGCGGCAAGGGCTGGGGCAATCAGGAGTACCAGTACTATACCGATGCGCTCGACAATGCAGTTCAGGACGGCAACAGCAACCTGATGATCACGGCCCGGCAAACCAGTGCGGAGCAGGAGGAGGCGTTGCCCTGCTGGTACGGTCCGGCACGTTATACCTCGGCCCGCCTCCTCACCCAGGGCAGGTTCAGTTTTACCCACGGGGTGGTCGAGGCGCGGATCAAACTCCCCTTCGGCCCGGGAATCTGGCCGGCGCTGTGGATGCTGGGCGAGGACTTCGGCCCGGTGGTCTGGCCGAACTGCGGCGAGATCGATATCATGGAAAATATCGGCCGGGAACCGGATATCGTCCACGGCACCGTCCATGGCCCCGGGTATTGCGGCAGCGAAGGGATCGGTGGTGCCTATGCGCTTGCCGGCGGGCAGGCCTTCAAGGATAATTTTCACCTCTTTGCCGTTGATTGGCAGCCGGGGCGGATCCTGTGGTATGTCGATGGCTTTCGCTACTTTTCCCTCAGTCGCGAGCAGATTCCCCAGGGGGCTGACTGGCCCTATGAACACCCCTTTTTCCTCCTGTTGAACCTGGCTGTGGGCGGATTCTGGCCCGGCGATCCCGACGAGACCACGGTCTTTCCGCAGAGCCTGGTTGTCGATTATATTCGCGTTTTCCAAAGGATCTGA
- a CDS encoding YciI family protein has protein sequence MEETVFIVSLHYIVGLDVIDQHIEAHVAYLKRQYAAGNFLASGRKIPRTGGVILASVASMEKLNAILAEDPFHKAGLAEYSITEFTPSMAAEGLEKLLNR, from the coding sequence ATGGAGGAGACCGTGTTTATTGTTTCGTTGCACTATATCGTTGGCCTCGATGTGATTGATCAGCACATTGAGGCCCATGTCGCCTACCTGAAAAGGCAGTATGCTGCCGGAAATTTTCTTGCATCGGGGAGGAAGATCCCACGGACCGGGGGCGTTATTCTCGCCTCGGTGGCCAGCATGGAGAAACTGAACGCCATCCTGGCTGAAGACCCGTTTCACAAAGCCGGGCTTGCCGAGTACAGCATCACCGAGTTCACTCCCAGTATGGCGGCGGAAGGATTGGAGAAGTTGCTGAACCGCTAG
- a CDS encoding Ni/Fe hydrogenase subunit alpha, with the protein MITIEPVTRIEGHAAIRLFLDDAGQVRDARFQVTQVRGFEQFVVGRPFAEMPALTARICGICPVSHQLASARACDQLLAVTIPATSVKLRCLLNLGQLIQSHALSFFYLSAPDLILGMDHPPEQRNFFGLVAADPQLARDGIRLRQFGQQTIERLSGRRIHPNWVVPGGVNAPLSSSHRETILAELPAIKTLICAHLDRFKQSLDQHEEHIRVFAHFPSMFLGLANDAGTLELDQGRLRMIDAAGNPIMEDCEPGAYQEVIGEAVEPWTYLKFPYYRPLGYPQGMYRVGPLARLNLASACGTELADGELVQFKQLASGPVLAMFHSHYARLIEMLFAVERIEQLLADPQILEQRVRAEAGVNNLEGVGVSEAPRGTLIHHYRVNEDGLIQWVNLVIATGHNNLAMQCGILQAARHYLTGTTLREGLLNRIEAVIRTFDPCLSCSTHAVGSMPLVVELVGPDGNVLEHLGR; encoded by the coding sequence ATGATCACCATAGAACCGGTCACCCGTATTGAAGGGCACGCCGCCATCCGTCTCTTTCTTGACGATGCCGGCCAGGTGCGGGACGCCCGTTTTCAGGTCACCCAGGTGCGCGGATTCGAACAGTTCGTGGTCGGCCGTCCCTTTGCTGAAATGCCGGCCCTCACCGCCCGTATCTGCGGCATCTGTCCGGTCAGCCATCAGCTGGCCTCGGCCAGGGCCTGCGACCAACTGCTGGCGGTCACCATACCGGCCACCTCCGTCAAACTCCGCTGCCTGCTCAACCTGGGGCAACTGATTCAGTCGCATGCGCTCAGTTTTTTTTACCTCTCCGCCCCGGACCTCATCCTGGGCATGGATCATCCCCCGGAACAACGCAACTTTTTCGGTTTGGTCGCCGCCGATCCGCAGCTTGCCCGCGACGGTATCCGTCTTCGTCAGTTCGGCCAACAGACGATTGAGCGCCTCAGCGGTCGGAGGATTCACCCCAACTGGGTGGTGCCCGGCGGAGTCAACGCGCCGCTGAGCTCCTCCCATCGCGAAACCATCCTGGCGGAACTGCCCGCGATCAAGACCTTGATCTGCGCCCACCTCGACCGATTCAAGCAGAGCCTTGACCAACACGAGGAGCATATTCGCGTTTTTGCCCATTTCCCCAGTATGTTTTTGGGGCTGGCCAACGATGCGGGTACGCTTGAACTCGATCAGGGGCGCCTGCGGATGATCGATGCCGCCGGAAACCCGATCATGGAGGACTGCGAGCCGGGCGCCTATCAGGAGGTGATAGGTGAGGCGGTGGAGCCCTGGACCTATCTCAAGTTCCCCTACTACCGGCCGCTTGGCTATCCGCAGGGCATGTACCGGGTCGGGCCGTTGGCCCGGCTCAACCTCGCCTCTGCTTGCGGCACCGAACTGGCCGATGGGGAGTTGGTCCAGTTCAAACAGTTGGCCTCCGGACCGGTGCTCGCCATGTTTCACTCACATTACGCCCGTTTGATTGAAATGCTCTTTGCGGTGGAACGGATCGAACAGCTGCTTGCCGATCCGCAGATCCTCGAGCAGCGAGTGCGGGCCGAAGCCGGGGTCAACAACCTCGAAGGCGTAGGCGTCAGCGAGGCCCCGCGCGGGACCCTGATCCATCATTACCGGGTCAACGAGGACGGCTTGATCCAGTGGGTCAACCTGGTCATTGCCACCGGTCACAACAACCTGGCCATGCAATGTGGCATACTTCAGGCGGCGCGACACTACCTTACCGGTACCACCCTTCGTGAAGGGCTGCTCAACCGGATCGAAGCGGTGATCCGCACCTTTGATCCCTGCCTCTCCTGTTCCACGCATGCGGTCGGTTCCATGCCCCTGGTGGTGGAACTGGTCGGCCCGGATGGAAATGTGCTTGAACATCTGGGGCGTTAG
- a CDS encoding NADP oxidoreductase has product MNKVRLATLWLDGCSGCHMSLLDTDERLLELAAHVEVVYSPLVDTKEFPELVDVVCIEGAVSSALDESRLRSARRHSTLLIAMGDCAVTGNIPAMRNVHGAAAMLQEVYLDRAPLQAQIPSSDLPSLYARALPLHRFVPVDLFIPGCPPDAATLFNALNGLLSGSTDLRPDPRFGA; this is encoded by the coding sequence ATGAACAAAGTGCGCTTGGCCACCCTCTGGCTGGATGGCTGCTCCGGCTGCCACATGTCGCTTCTGGATACGGACGAGCGGTTGCTGGAATTGGCCGCGCACGTGGAGGTAGTCTACAGCCCCCTGGTGGATACCAAGGAATTTCCCGAACTGGTGGATGTGGTCTGCATCGAGGGGGCGGTCTCCTCCGCTCTCGATGAGTCCCGCCTGCGATCTGCGCGAAGGCACAGCACGCTATTGATCGCCATGGGCGACTGCGCGGTCACCGGCAACATCCCGGCAATGCGCAACGTCCATGGTGCCGCTGCCATGCTGCAAGAGGTGTATCTGGATCGCGCGCCACTGCAGGCGCAAATCCCGAGTAGCGACCTGCCTTCCTTGTATGCGAGGGCCTTGCCGCTGCATCGTTTCGTGCCGGTGGACCTCTTTATCCCCGGTTGCCCGCCCGATGCGGCAACCCTGTTCAACGCCCTCAACGGACTGCTGAGCGGGAGCACCGACCTGCGGCCCGATCCCCGGTTCGGTGCCTAA